Proteins encoded within one genomic window of Calonectris borealis chromosome 1, bCalBor7.hap1.2, whole genome shotgun sequence:
- the HEMK2 gene encoding methyltransferase HEMK2 isoform X2, giving the protein MAAPTLPTPRYEHVGPHGPFRDVYEPAEDTFLLLDALERDAARLREARIEICLEIGSGSGLVSTFLASSIIGSSALYICTDINPMAAYCTLETALLNNVHLQPVITDLVESHGIEASWAGGKRGREVMDRVFPLVPDLLSPGGLFYLVTIKENNPDEILETMKKCGLEGTRVLSRQAGQEMLTILKFRKS; this is encoded by the exons ATGGCGGCGCCCACGCTGCCTACCCCGCGGTACGAGCACGTGGGGCCGCACGGGCCGTTCCGGGATGTGTACGAGCCGGCCGAGGACACCTTCCTGCTGCTGGACGCTCTGGAGCGGGACGCGGCCCGCCTGAGGGAGGCTCG AATTGAGATCTGCCTTGAAATAGGATCTGGATCTGGTCTGGTTTCCACATTTCTAGCTTCTTCCATTATTGGATCCAGTGCACTCTACAT atGTACAGATATCAACCCGATGGCCGCTTACTGTACACTGGAGACAGCTTTGCTTAACAATGTTCACCTTCAGCCAGTCATTACTGACTTG GTGGAAAGCCATGGAATAGAGGCATCCTGGGCTGGTGGCAAAAGGGGCAGAGAAGTGATGGACAGAGTTTTTCCATTAGTACCAGACCTACTTTCACCAGGAGGATTATTCTACTTGGtcacaattaaagaaaataatccag ATGAAATTCTggaaacaatgaagaaatgtGGCTTAGAAGGCACACGAGTACTTTCCAGGCAAGCAGGACAAGAGATGCTTACTATCCTCAAATTTAGGAAGTCTTGA
- the HEMK2 gene encoding methyltransferase HEMK2 isoform X1: MAAPTLPTPRYEHVGPHGPFRDVYEPAEDTFLLLDALERDAARLREARIEICLEIGSGSGLVSTFLASSIIGSSALYICTDINPMAAYCTLETALLNNVHLQPVITDLVKGLSPRLNGKVDLLLFNPPYVVTPSEEVESHGIEASWAGGKRGREVMDRVFPLVPDLLSPGGLFYLVTIKENNPDEILETMKKCGLEGTRVLSRQAGQEMLTILKFRKS; this comes from the exons ATGGCGGCGCCCACGCTGCCTACCCCGCGGTACGAGCACGTGGGGCCGCACGGGCCGTTCCGGGATGTGTACGAGCCGGCCGAGGACACCTTCCTGCTGCTGGACGCTCTGGAGCGGGACGCGGCCCGCCTGAGGGAGGCTCG AATTGAGATCTGCCTTGAAATAGGATCTGGATCTGGTCTGGTTTCCACATTTCTAGCTTCTTCCATTATTGGATCCAGTGCACTCTACAT atGTACAGATATCAACCCGATGGCCGCTTACTGTACACTGGAGACAGCTTTGCTTAACAATGTTCACCTTCAGCCAGTCATTACTGACTTG GTCAAAGGACTGTCTCCAAGATTAAATGGGAAGGTTGATCTACTGCTATTTAATCCACCGTACGTGGTAACACCTTCTGAAGAG GTGGAAAGCCATGGAATAGAGGCATCCTGGGCTGGTGGCAAAAGGGGCAGAGAAGTGATGGACAGAGTTTTTCCATTAGTACCAGACCTACTTTCACCAGGAGGATTATTCTACTTGGtcacaattaaagaaaataatccag ATGAAATTCTggaaacaatgaagaaatgtGGCTTAGAAGGCACACGAGTACTTTCCAGGCAAGCAGGACAAGAGATGCTTACTATCCTCAAATTTAGGAAGTCTTGA